Proteins encoded by one window of Nitrospira sp.:
- the acs gene encoding acetate--CoA ligase, with translation MSQDLYPVPEEFRTQAHITEPRYQDLYQRSVEDPEGFWSEQAKRSVSWSGPWSRVLDWDFKTGHIRWFEGGKLNACYNCVDRHLVERGEQPAIIWEGNEPDQSRRITYRELHEQVCRVANVLKKRGIGTGDRVCIYMPMIPEAVFAMLACARIGAIHSVVFAGFSSEAFKHRVQDCDARLVVTADGYCHGAKTIDHKKKTDQALEECPGVKTLLVVKHRGAAIAWNSERDVWYHEAVADSSPECPVVEMDAEAPLFILYTSGSTGKPKGLVHTTGGYLVFAAITHQYTFDYHEGEVYWCTADVGWITGHTYIVYGPLANGATTLLFEGVPHYPDYSRFWQVVDKHRVNIFYTAPTAIRALMAEGEEPVKKTSRRSLRVLGTVGEPIDPKAWEWFYRVVGEQRCPIADTWWQTETGGLLLTPLPGAMPLKPGSVAKPFFGVVPALVDEKGAILEGEAQGRLVITRPWPALARTIYGNHERFIKTYFSRFPGLYDTEDGARRDADGYYWITGRVDDVLNVSGHRLGTAELESALAKHPDVAEASVVGYPHAIKGQGIYAYVVLNEGVAPSDALRAALVGQVRSEIGPVAKPDVIQWAEALPKTRSGKIMRRILRKISAYELSDLGDTSTLADPTVVEALIAGRRTP, from the coding sequence ATGAGCCAAGACCTCTATCCCGTTCCCGAAGAGTTCCGAACGCAGGCCCATATCACCGAGCCTCGCTATCAGGACCTGTACCAACGCTCGGTCGAAGATCCCGAAGGCTTCTGGAGTGAACAGGCCAAAAGGTCTGTGAGCTGGTCCGGGCCTTGGAGCAGAGTGCTGGATTGGGACTTCAAGACCGGTCATATCCGCTGGTTCGAAGGCGGCAAGCTGAACGCCTGTTATAACTGCGTCGACCGGCATCTGGTCGAGCGCGGCGAACAGCCTGCGATCATCTGGGAGGGGAATGAGCCGGATCAGAGTCGCAGGATTACCTACCGCGAACTGCATGAACAGGTCTGCCGCGTGGCCAACGTGCTCAAGAAGCGGGGCATCGGCACAGGCGACCGAGTGTGCATTTACATGCCGATGATTCCCGAAGCCGTGTTTGCCATGCTGGCCTGCGCCCGTATCGGCGCCATCCATTCGGTGGTGTTCGCCGGGTTCTCGTCCGAGGCTTTCAAGCATCGCGTCCAGGACTGCGATGCCCGGCTGGTGGTCACCGCCGACGGCTATTGCCACGGCGCCAAGACGATTGACCACAAGAAGAAAACGGACCAGGCGCTGGAGGAATGTCCCGGCGTCAAGACCCTGCTGGTGGTCAAACATCGCGGCGCGGCGATCGCCTGGAACAGCGAACGCGACGTCTGGTATCACGAGGCCGTCGCCGACAGTTCGCCCGAATGCCCGGTCGTGGAAATGGACGCCGAAGCCCCGTTGTTCATTCTCTATACCTCCGGCTCGACCGGCAAGCCGAAAGGCCTGGTGCACACGACGGGAGGCTATCTGGTGTTCGCCGCCATCACGCATCAGTACACCTTCGACTACCATGAGGGCGAGGTGTACTGGTGTACCGCGGACGTCGGCTGGATCACCGGCCATACCTACATTGTGTATGGCCCATTGGCCAACGGCGCGACCACGCTGCTGTTCGAAGGCGTGCCCCATTATCCGGACTATTCCCGATTCTGGCAGGTCGTGGATAAGCACCGGGTCAATATTTTCTATACGGCGCCCACGGCGATACGCGCCCTGATGGCTGAAGGCGAGGAGCCGGTGAAGAAGACCAGCCGCCGGAGCCTGCGGGTGCTGGGCACGGTTGGGGAGCCTATCGATCCCAAGGCCTGGGAATGGTTTTATCGAGTCGTCGGGGAGCAGCGCTGTCCCATTGCGGACACCTGGTGGCAGACGGAAACCGGTGGTCTGCTCTTGACCCCTCTGCCAGGGGCCATGCCGTTGAAACCGGGGTCGGTGGCCAAGCCATTCTTCGGTGTGGTCCCGGCCCTGGTAGATGAGAAGGGCGCTATCCTTGAAGGCGAGGCCCAGGGCCGGCTGGTCATCACCCGCCCCTGGCCCGCGCTGGCGCGCACAATCTATGGCAATCATGAGCGCTTCATCAAAACCTATTTCAGCAGATTCCCAGGCCTCTATGACACGGAGGACGGCGCCCGGCGTGACGCGGACGGCTACTACTGGATCACCGGACGGGTCGATGACGTCTTGAATGTGTCCGGTCATCGCCTGGGGACCGCTGAGCTGGAGAGTGCGCTGGCCAAGCACCCGGATGTGGCCGAGGCCTCCGTGGTCGGGTACCCGCATGCGATCAAGGGGCAGGGTATCTATGCCTATGTGGTATTGAACGAAGGCGTCGCACCATCGGACGCATTACGCGCAGCACTCGTCGGACAGGTGCGCAGCGAAATCGGCCCCGTGGCCAAACCCGACGTCATCCAATGGGCCGAGGCTCTGCCCAAGACCCGCTCCGGAAAGATCATGCGCCGTATCTTGCGGAAAATTTCGGCGTATGAACTGAGTGACCTGGGGGATACCTCGACCCTGGCCGATCCCACCGTGGTCGAGGCCTTGATTGCAGGACGCAGGACACCATAA
- a CDS encoding universal stress protein, whose amino-acid sequence MNEALINRVLVATDFSACARRALAYGVYVARIWSAHMDLLHVVEMQPGLELDASVPDPLVELRRKESERLLGDLVSRVKREGPSVDGRLRQGIPSEQISQAALEQGADLVVVGTHGRTGLDHILLGSTAERVIKQTPCPVLTVRAARIREEERDESAPPRIQHILAPVDFSSPSLEALEYATQVADRFGARLTLLHVLEPVYLDLELGPGRIEDEPQKRAHRGAQLDELAQAVKRCEVAAESLILGGIPSESILACARGQGCDLIVMGTHGRRGLMRFWYGSVAEAVLRQAPCPVLTVRSPKFSPGQRRVVPSTMTAS is encoded by the coding sequence ATGAACGAAGCGTTGATCAATCGAGTCCTTGTCGCCACCGATTTTTCCGCCTGCGCGCGGCGGGCGCTTGCGTATGGCGTCTATGTTGCGCGGATCTGGTCGGCGCATATGGACCTGCTCCATGTGGTGGAAATGCAGCCGGGGTTGGAGCTTGACGCGTCCGTTCCTGATCCGCTGGTTGAGCTGCGCCGGAAGGAGTCGGAGCGGCTCCTTGGCGACCTGGTTTCCCGCGTGAAACGAGAAGGTCCGAGCGTGGATGGGCGCCTGCGTCAGGGGATTCCCAGCGAGCAGATCTCGCAGGCCGCGCTCGAACAAGGGGCCGATCTTGTCGTCGTCGGCACCCATGGGAGGACCGGACTGGATCATATTCTGCTCGGCAGCACGGCGGAGCGCGTCATCAAGCAGACGCCCTGCCCGGTGCTCACTGTTCGGGCCGCCCGTATCCGGGAGGAGGAGAGAGACGAGAGCGCGCCGCCCCGTATCCAGCACATCCTGGCACCGGTCGACTTCTCCAGCCCGTCCCTCGAGGCGCTGGAGTATGCGACTCAGGTGGCCGATCGCTTCGGAGCCCGGCTCACGCTGCTGCACGTGCTGGAGCCGGTCTACCTCGATCTGGAATTAGGGCCTGGGCGGATCGAGGATGAGCCCCAGAAGCGGGCTCACCGGGGGGCTCAGTTGGATGAGCTCGCTCAGGCGGTGAAGCGGTGCGAGGTGGCGGCGGAGTCTCTGATTCTCGGAGGGATTCCGTCCGAGTCGATTCTAGCCTGTGCCCGCGGGCAGGGCTGCGATCTGATCGTCATGGGGACCCATGGACGGCGGGGGCTGATGCGCTTCTGGTACGGCAGTGTGGCAGAAGCCGTGCTCCGGCAGGCACCCTGTCCGGTGCTCACGGTTCGAAGCCCGAAGTTCAGTCCCGGCCAGCGTCGGGTAGTCCCATCGACGATGACCGCGTCATAA
- the rnk gene encoding nucleoside diphosphate kinase regulator, whose protein sequence is MEPRDIYITEFDLARLQELLEVGISFKERDREYLESLQNELDRAHIVEPAAIPHDVVTMNSRIRLKDMDTEEEHAYTLVFPADADIEANNISILAPVGTAILGYKAGDLIEWPVPAGVKTLRIKEVLYQPEAAGRYDL, encoded by the coding sequence ATGGAACCGCGTGACATTTACATCACCGAATTCGACCTGGCCCGCTTACAGGAACTGCTGGAGGTGGGCATCAGCTTCAAAGAACGAGACCGGGAGTATCTGGAGAGTTTGCAGAATGAGCTGGACCGCGCCCATATTGTGGAGCCGGCCGCAATTCCTCATGATGTGGTCACGATGAACTCTCGGATTCGCCTCAAGGATATGGATACAGAAGAGGAACACGCCTATACGCTGGTGTTCCCCGCGGACGCCGACATCGAGGCGAACAACATTTCGATTCTCGCCCCGGTCGGCACGGCGATCCTCGGATACAAGGCCGGCGACCTCATCGAATGGCCGGTGCCGGCAGGCGTGAAAACGCTCCGCATCAAAGAAGTGTTGTATCAACCCGAGGCCGCAGGCCGGTATGACCTATGA
- the glgP gene encoding alpha-glucan family phosphorylase, which yields MIEADRPVVAYLSMEIALESSIPTYSGGLGVLAGDTLRAAADLGIHLVGVTLSHRRGYFHQRVDPLGRQSEEPVSWSMDDFLEPMEPRVTVELEGRPVQIRAWRYQIMGASGSRVPVYLLDTDLDGNAPEDRALTDVLYGGDLAHRLRQEAVLGLGGVRMLRALGYRTITRFHLNEGHAALLILALLEEEFARRGSSIALSPDVIEEVSERCVFTTHTPVPAGHDQFSLDLVRQVLGERLAGWLKACGQDPIVNLTDLALRGSRFINGVAMKHGEVSRALFPGYPIRSITNGVHAVTWAAPSFHALYDRLLPDWRRDQLSLRYAVSIPEADIWEAHMDAKRALVDTVNRETNAGFDRDVLTLGFARRATAYKRWTLVFHDLDRLKQIVAQRAACRSSLPGRPIRETMTAKK from the coding sequence ATGATCGAGGCCGACAGACCCGTCGTCGCTTATTTGTCCATGGAGATTGCCTTGGAGTCTTCGATTCCCACCTATTCTGGAGGACTCGGGGTTCTGGCCGGGGATACGCTCCGGGCGGCAGCCGACCTAGGCATCCACCTGGTGGGTGTCACGTTATCGCACCGCCGCGGCTATTTCCATCAGCGGGTGGACCCTCTCGGCCGGCAATCCGAGGAGCCGGTCTCCTGGTCCATGGATGACTTTCTCGAGCCGATGGAGCCCCGCGTGACGGTTGAACTCGAAGGCCGGCCCGTGCAAATCCGAGCCTGGCGTTACCAGATCATGGGAGCGTCGGGATCACGGGTTCCCGTGTATCTCCTGGACACGGACCTGGACGGGAACGCGCCGGAGGATCGCGCGCTGACGGATGTGCTGTATGGGGGCGATCTGGCCCACCGGCTCCGCCAGGAAGCGGTCCTCGGACTCGGCGGCGTCCGGATGCTGCGGGCCCTGGGGTACCGGACGATCACCAGGTTTCACCTCAACGAAGGGCACGCGGCGCTGTTGATCCTGGCGTTGCTGGAGGAGGAGTTCGCGCGGCGCGGAAGCAGCATCGCCCTGTCGCCTGATGTCATCGAGGAGGTCAGTGAACGCTGTGTCTTCACGACCCACACGCCGGTCCCAGCCGGGCATGACCAGTTTTCGCTCGATCTGGTGCGCCAGGTCCTGGGCGAGCGCCTGGCTGGTTGGCTCAAAGCGTGCGGCCAGGACCCGATCGTCAATCTGACCGATCTGGCGCTACGCGGTTCCCGGTTCATCAACGGCGTGGCCATGAAGCACGGGGAAGTATCGCGGGCGCTGTTCCCTGGGTACCCGATCCGCTCCATCACGAACGGCGTCCATGCGGTGACCTGGGCCGCGCCGTCGTTTCACGCGCTCTACGACCGGCTGCTTCCGGACTGGCGCCGCGACCAGTTATCGCTGCGCTATGCGGTGAGCATTCCCGAGGCGGACATCTGGGAGGCGCATATGGACGCCAAGCGCGCCCTGGTGGACACTGTGAACCGCGAGACCAACGCGGGCTTCGATCGCGATGTGCTGACCCTCGGCTTCGCCCGGCGGGCGACCGCCTACAAACGCTGGACGCTGGTGTTTCACGATCTGGACCGGCTGAAGCAGATTGTCGCGCAGCGGGCCGCCTGCAGATCGTCTTTGCCGGGAAGGCCCATCCGCGAGACCATGACGGCAAAGAAGTGA
- a CDS encoding glycogen/starch/alpha-glucan phosphorylase, protein MIRQIHAMREALKGVIPVAYLANYDMALARQVCAGVDVWLNTPIPPMEASGTSGMKAAINGVPSLSVLDGWWIEGHVEDVTGWSIGDSVDACLASASGMDGCHADALYDKLATKVAPCFYEDRSRYIGIMRHAIALNGGFFNTHRMMVQYVHNAYRLPDESVEFLRLDRSNR, encoded by the coding sequence GTGATCCGGCAGATCCACGCCATGCGCGAGGCCCTCAAGGGCGTGATTCCCGTCGCGTACCTGGCCAACTACGACATGGCTTTGGCCAGGCAGGTCTGCGCCGGGGTGGACGTGTGGCTGAACACGCCTATCCCGCCGATGGAAGCCTCGGGGACGAGCGGCATGAAGGCGGCGATCAACGGCGTGCCCAGCCTCAGCGTGCTCGACGGCTGGTGGATCGAGGGGCATGTCGAAGATGTCACCGGCTGGTCGATCGGCGATAGCGTCGACGCCTGCCTGGCCTCGGCTTCGGGCATGGATGGCTGCCATGCCGACGCGCTCTATGACAAGCTGGCGACGAAGGTGGCGCCCTGCTTCTATGAGGATCGCTCGCGGTATATCGGCATCATGCGGCATGCGATCGCGTTGAACGGCGGCTTCTTCAACACGCATCGGATGATGGTCCAGTATGTCCATAATGCGTACCGCCTTCCCGATGAATCCGTTGAGTTTTTGCGGCTGGATCGGTCGAACCGGTGA
- a CDS encoding universal stress protein, translating to MIASPARTILFATDFSDCALRAQDYALYWAGRLPTRIDVFHVVDCPRWLEDSPEVAAFLVKVRREVDRQLEDVRKLCESKGLEVTVRQVTGLPGIEIPTAALDTGVELIVLGARGSSGSSGPLLGGVVERVTKTAPCPVLTVPLPGERAGAQPVPQSPPVVHRILAPVDFSKPSLESVEYAVDLAQKLDATLELVHVVEPGYQDLNKAVLGEEDQTDAPPVRNDNRLRELVSLIKSFGLPGDALIRGGVPSDAILACAQEQRSDLIVMGTHGRRGFSRLRFGSVVETVLRLASCPVLTVKGPKFAPDHRRVVPTSWEEKR from the coding sequence ATGATTGCATCGCCTGCGCGGACCATCCTATTTGCGACCGACTTTTCGGACTGTGCCTTGCGCGCGCAGGATTATGCCCTGTATTGGGCGGGTCGTTTGCCGACCAGGATCGATGTGTTCCATGTGGTGGATTGCCCGCGATGGCTAGAGGATTCTCCGGAGGTCGCCGCCTTCCTCGTCAAGGTTCGGCGGGAAGTCGACCGGCAACTGGAGGATGTTCGGAAGCTCTGTGAGTCGAAAGGGTTAGAGGTCACGGTCCGCCAGGTCACGGGGCTTCCCGGCATCGAGATTCCTACGGCGGCCTTGGATACCGGGGTAGAGTTGATCGTGCTCGGCGCTCGGGGAAGCTCAGGGTCGTCGGGTCCCCTGTTGGGAGGCGTAGTGGAACGGGTGACCAAGACGGCGCCGTGCCCGGTGTTGACCGTTCCGCTCCCTGGAGAGCGCGCCGGCGCCCAGCCGGTTCCGCAGTCGCCTCCGGTGGTTCACCGTATCCTGGCGCCGGTGGATTTTTCGAAACCGTCCTTGGAATCGGTCGAATATGCGGTCGATCTGGCACAGAAGCTGGACGCGACGCTCGAGCTCGTGCATGTGGTCGAGCCGGGGTATCAGGATTTGAATAAGGCGGTGCTCGGCGAGGAGGACCAGACGGACGCGCCGCCGGTTCGGAACGACAATCGCCTGAGGGAACTGGTGTCACTGATCAAATCGTTCGGTCTGCCGGGCGATGCCCTGATCCGAGGTGGGGTGCCTTCCGATGCCATCCTGGCGTGCGCCCAGGAACAACGAAGCGATCTGATCGTGATGGGTACTCATGGGCGGCGAGGCTTTTCGCGGCTGCGGTTCGGCAGCGTGGTGGAAACGGTGCTCCGCCTCGCATCCTGTCCGGTTCTGACCGTAAAGGGGCCGAAGTTCGCTCCGGACCATCGCCGCGTGGTGCCGACTTCCTGGGAGGAGAAACGATGA